From a single Apium graveolens cultivar Ventura chromosome 2, ASM990537v1, whole genome shotgun sequence genomic region:
- the LOC141707456 gene encoding transcription factor DIVARICATA-like, producing the protein MSTYVQHLYPNHRTMNGGTEILSRANSNWFFEIKETKWTPEENKQFENALALFDKDTPDRWYNVAAMIPGKTVNDVIKQYKELEEDVSVIEAGLVPVPGYASDHSFELEWINNQGFNGLKQFYIPGGKRNSSSRLCDQERKKGVPWTEEEHRQFLLGLKKYGKGDWRNISRNFVTSRTPTQVASHAQKYFIRQLSGGKDKRRSSIHDITTVNLIDAKPASLMNIKPPSPDKFIAAMQQPQQTSSRSGMEKALYEWNMQNEGSNMAFDMSNSRKIEHFNGNSTYELLMHGQNLQRNFLQGPQPGLNNAMSWTQPQ; encoded by the exons ATGTCCACTTATGTTCAACATTTGTATCCTAATCATAGGACAATGAATGGAGGAACAGAAATTCTTTCAAGGGCTAATTCAAACTGGTTCTTCGAAATTAAGGAGACGAAATGGACACCAGAAGAAAACAAGCAATTTGAGAATGCATTAGCTTTATTTGATAAGGATACTCCAGATAGATGGTACAATGTAGCAGCTATGATCCCGGGGAAAACGGTGAATGATGTAATCAAACAGTAcaaagaattggaagaagatgtaAGTGTTATAGAAGCTGGACTAGTTCCAGTTCCAGGGTATGCAAGTGATCATTCTTTTGAACTAGAGTGGATCAACAATCAAGGCTTCAATGGGCTGAAACAATTTTATATTCCAGGCGGAAAGCGAAACTCGTCTAGTCGGCTTTGTGATCAAGAAAGGAAGAAAGGTGTGCCATGGACAGAGGAAGAGCACAG gcaatttctactGGGGCTTAAAAAGTATGGTAAAGGGGACTGGAGAAACATTTCTAGAAATTTTGTAACTTCTAGAACACCAACACAAGTTGCTAGTCATGCTCAGAAGTATTTCATTAGACAGCTTTCTGGAGGAAAAGATAAGAGAAGATCAAGCATTCATGATATCACAACAGTCAACCTTATCGATGCCAAACCAGCATCACTAATGAACATTAAACCTCCTTCCCCCGATAAATTTATTGCAGCCATGCAGCAGCCTCAACAAACTTCCAGCAGAAGCGGAATGGAGAAAGCCTTATACGAATGGAACATGCAAAATGAAGGATCAAATATGGCTTTCGACATGTCCAATAGCAGGAAGATTGAACATTTTAATGGAAACTCTACCTATGAACTACTGATGCATGGACAAAATCTACAAAGAAACTTTCTCCAAGGACCTCAGCCTGGTTTAAACAATGCAATGTCCTGGACTCAACCCCAATAA